A section of the Candidatus Delongbacteria bacterium genome encodes:
- the dndC gene encoding DNA phosphorothioation system sulfurtransferase DndC, translating to MTTSVFKEHGMKNYIEIKTQEIQALYKSDNRPWVIGYSGGKDSTTTLQLIFSAMIDLIEKEGPKALHKNIYVITSDTLVENPLIIDFITSNINSINAAAESYRLPLTAYSCKASYEESFWTLLIGKGYPSPRQKFRWCTHRLKIKPIDRFIEEKIQEHEEVIVVLGVRSQESSSRKQTIESHRINDRLLKKHATLNNAFTYTPIESFSTDDVWGYLLHNKNPWGANNTELFGLYKDSQDSTECPMQLDENTPSCGNSRFGCWTCTVVQKDKSLTGFLNNGYYELEPLLEFRDYLMDIRNNPDYRQSHRMNGSIYYTKNADGTRKQGLGPFNLFARTEILKKLLTAQEKAKEIAKDLEHDTKLELITEEELHLIRMHWMESGDWDDTLPELYQKIMQKKFNIQENEREIFQKNDRARLSQICKKYNVDLEIIKQLIQLESKNANLKRRRNIITEIEQLLHKDWIHEDIVESLEDLKDGYDYEN from the coding sequence ATGACAACTAGTGTATTTAAAGAACATGGTATGAAAAATTATATTGAGATAAAAACACAAGAAATTCAAGCTCTATATAAAAGCGATAATCGTCCTTGGGTCATTGGATATAGCGGTGGAAAAGATTCTACGACAACGCTTCAACTGATTTTTTCTGCAATGATTGATCTGATAGAGAAAGAAGGCCCCAAGGCTCTACATAAAAATATTTATGTAATTACATCCGACACCCTCGTCGAAAATCCATTAATTATTGATTTTATCACTAGCAATATAAATAGTATAAATGCAGCTGCAGAATCTTACAGACTACCGCTTACTGCATACAGTTGTAAAGCAAGCTATGAAGAATCCTTTTGGACTTTGCTTATCGGTAAAGGTTATCCATCGCCAAGGCAAAAATTCAGGTGGTGTACTCATAGATTAAAAATCAAACCGATCGATCGTTTTATTGAAGAAAAGATTCAAGAGCATGAAGAAGTCATTGTCGTCCTTGGTGTACGATCCCAAGAAAGTTCATCGCGTAAGCAAACAATCGAGAGTCATCGTATTAACGACCGATTATTAAAAAAGCATGCAACTTTAAATAACGCCTTTACTTACACACCTATTGAAAGTTTTAGTACTGATGACGTTTGGGGATATTTGCTACATAACAAAAATCCTTGGGGCGCAAATAATACAGAGCTCTTTGGTCTATATAAAGATTCACAAGATTCGACTGAATGTCCTATGCAACTAGACGAAAACACACCTTCATGTGGAAACAGCAGATTTGGGTGTTGGACATGTACTGTTGTCCAAAAAGATAAATCTCTGACTGGTTTCCTTAACAATGGCTACTATGAACTAGAACCACTATTAGAATTCAGAGATTACTTGATGGATATTAGAAATAATCCTGACTATCGCCAAAGTCACAGAATGAATGGCTCTATTTATTATACCAAGAATGCTGATGGCACTAGAAAACAAGGTCTTGGACCTTTTAATCTTTTTGCAAGGACAGAGATTTTAAAAAAATTGCTTACTGCGCAAGAAAAGGCAAAAGAAATTGCAAAAGATCTGGAGCATGATACAAAGCTCGAATTAATCACTGAAGAAGAATTACATCTAATCAGAATGCATTGGATGGAATCCGGTGATTGGGACGATACATTGCCCGAATTGTATCAAAAAATAATGCAAAAAAAATTCAACATTCAAGAAAATGAGCGAGAAATTTTTCAAAAAAATGATCGTGCTCGCTTATCTCAAATATGCAAAAAATACAACGTTGACCTTGAAATTATTAAGCAACTTATTCAGTTAGAAAGCAAAAATGCCAATTTAAAACGCAGAAGAAACATCATCACCGAGATAGAACAATTGCTTCATAAAGATTGGATTCATGAAGATATTGTAGAATCTTTAGAAGATCTCAAGGACGGTTACGACTATGAAAATTAA
- the dndD gene encoding DNA sulfur modification protein DndD, with protein MKINHLSLHNFGIYRETVTYNFNTDDHNNIILINGKNGSGKTTLLNAFKIALYGPYYLGYKTKVQEYTEYIKKRINAYSLQDGDNKAYLTIDFSLVENGFKRNYQINRNWKLIADQLDEQVHVTRDRKALSKKEGSEFIDDLAEMLSPDYIDLFFFDGEKIDHLLAKSKSQEYIMQMFSKLFSLDLFESLHTDLNTYVRQSKINEQLDEDEKKYEQLLQKKQLLISEIKKLEQQKKDATNSISEITETLSFERKKFKEHGGLQSDDKQKIISEIDQAQVERAILKTQHKTLLNEDFPFLLLRDELDALRNELEIEKEYNETTTMLQKLDNPLFKTNLKTQINLSFEQLIEVIHNSFDIKNEVERIHDLSKTNEQLLLDTINEIEKQNIEDVYLFYEKDQTLHKKIQTSTQILHESIDQSLDEFSKTISKLEVRLAQLNESIQRASKSSEEYEQNLILLEDEVNKQYAKLKDAKKSDNTFLLIKSINSVVKQYADDTRKEKLAELQQTITDIFKTLIRKEDFINDIRIDLETEQFEILNKTGSIVPEENLSAGERQIYILSILWGLLKISNRKIPIVFDTLLGRLDKTHKHNIIHHFLHDLGQQIIILATDTEIDDEYVQMLSPFISQHYQIAYDNKTESVQLEKSWRL; from the coding sequence ATGAAAATTAATCATTTATCATTACACAATTTTGGCATTTATCGAGAAACCGTTACATATAATTTTAACACCGATGATCACAACAACATTATTTTGATCAATGGTAAAAACGGTTCAGGAAAAACTACTTTATTGAATGCCTTCAAAATCGCACTATACGGTCCCTATTACTTAGGCTATAAAACAAAAGTTCAAGAATATACAGAATATATCAAAAAACGGATCAACGCTTATTCCCTTCAAGATGGTGATAACAAAGCCTATTTAACTATTGATTTTTCGCTTGTTGAGAACGGTTTTAAAAGAAATTATCAGATCAATCGTAATTGGAAATTAATCGCAGATCAACTTGACGAACAGGTACATGTCACTCGTGACCGTAAAGCATTATCAAAGAAAGAAGGATCTGAGTTCATCGATGATTTAGCAGAGATGCTCTCACCTGACTATATTGATTTGTTTTTCTTTGATGGCGAAAAGATCGATCATTTGCTTGCTAAATCAAAGAGTCAAGAGTATATTATGCAAATGTTTAGCAAACTTTTCTCACTAGATCTATTTGAATCATTGCACACAGACCTCAATACTTATGTTCGACAAAGTAAAATTAACGAACAACTTGATGAGGATGAAAAAAAATATGAACAACTACTGCAAAAAAAGCAGCTCTTGATTTCTGAAATAAAAAAATTAGAACAACAAAAAAAAGATGCTACAAATTCCATTTCAGAAATAACAGAAACCTTATCATTTGAACGGAAAAAATTCAAAGAGCACGGTGGTCTACAATCCGATGATAAACAAAAAATAATTAGTGAAATTGACCAAGCACAAGTAGAACGCGCTATTCTTAAAACTCAACATAAAACTTTATTAAATGAAGACTTTCCTTTTCTATTGTTACGTGATGAGTTGGATGCATTGCGTAACGAACTTGAAATTGAGAAAGAATACAACGAAACAACCACCATGCTTCAAAAATTAGATAATCCGCTATTTAAAACTAATTTGAAAACTCAAATCAATTTATCTTTTGAGCAGTTAATTGAAGTTATTCATAACAGTTTTGATATTAAAAATGAAGTTGAACGTATTCATGATCTTTCAAAAACTAACGAACAACTGTTACTTGATACTATAAATGAAATTGAAAAGCAAAATATTGAGGATGTCTATCTATTTTATGAGAAAGACCAAACACTACACAAAAAAATTCAAACATCAACCCAAATATTACATGAAAGCATCGATCAATCTCTTGATGAATTTTCAAAAACTATTTCAAAACTGGAAGTACGCTTAGCACAACTAAATGAAAGTATCCAGCGTGCTAGCAAATCATCTGAAGAGTACGAGCAAAATTTGATACTTCTAGAGGATGAGGTTAATAAGCAATATGCTAAACTAAAAGATGCAAAAAAAAGTGACAATACGTTCCTTTTAATCAAGTCAATTAATAGTGTTGTTAAGCAATACGCTGATGATACGCGAAAAGAAAAACTAGCAGAACTACAACAAACGATTACCGACATCTTTAAAACACTGATCAGAAAAGAAGACTTCATCAACGACATAAGAATAGATCTAGAAACAGAACAATTTGAAATTCTCAACAAAACTGGTAGTATTGTGCCCGAAGAAAACCTATCTGCTGGTGAGCGTCAGATCTATATACTCTCAATTCTTTGGGGCTTACTAAAAATATCAAACAGAAAAATTCCTATTGTATTTGATACGTTATTAGGGCGACTTGATAAAACCCATAAGCATAATATTATTCATCATTTTCTGCATGATTTGGGACAACAAATTATTATTTTAGCTACTGATACCGAAATTGATGATGAGTATGTTCAAATGCTATCCCCATTTATCTCACAACACTATCAAATTGCTTATGATAACAAAACTGAATCTGTGCAACTCGAAAAAAGTTGGAGGCTCTAA
- a CDS encoding DndE family protein — protein MNYRIYTSEETKNVLIKMRDTTSITPNILARYGIALSLKNVEPINLDILNFSNKGLELNRNVITSKYDHLFKALISQKEGRFLNDHEYFEQYLLAHIERGVKELYAEFQMAGNTEKFIKRLIAYEYGRDM, from the coding sequence ATGAATTATAGAATCTATACATCTGAAGAAACAAAAAATGTACTTATAAAAATGAGAGATACGACATCAATAACACCAAATATTTTAGCGCGTTATGGGATAGCTCTTTCACTAAAAAATGTAGAACCTATAAATTTGGATATTTTAAACTTCTCCAATAAAGGATTAGAATTGAATCGAAATGTCATTACATCCAAATACGATCACTTATTTAAAGCATTAATTTCTCAAAAAGAGGGTCGCTTCTTAAACGACCATGAGTATTTTGAACAATATCTCCTTGCCCATATTGAACGTGGTGTAAAAGAACTTTATGCTGAATTTCAAATGGCAGGAAATACAGAAAAATTTATCAAACGGTTAATTGCATATGAGTATGGGAGGGATATGTAA
- a CDS encoding cysteine desulfurase — MIYLDYAATTPLDPTVIEEMYNFMKSCYGNPSSKYYEQSEQSKTAIRTARERVANLFNCKPEDILFNSGATEGNNFILKGIADAYKHKGQHIITSVAEHKAILSTCKYLETQGYDITYLPVNKQGVVELESLEKAFRNDTILVSIMWANNEIGSINDINTISKKCKEQGILFHTDATQIVGKLPIDLKQIEVDFLTCSAHKLYGPKGIGATFIRSSKYGRKPKITPLIHGGAQENGLRAGTESLHNIVGFGKACEISQSEMNNYIKHIEAIENDIIEQLKTLPTIQFNSPKDNKIPGIINFSIPGINNEFAIKMLSEHYSISSGSACAIGEPSHVLKELGNEESDYFRISLGKFTKNIDITEMVNTLKQFT, encoded by the coding sequence ATGATCTATTTAGATTATGCTGCTACAACGCCATTAGATCCTACAGTTATTGAAGAAATGTATAATTTTATGAAAAGCTGTTACGGCAATCCCTCTAGCAAATATTATGAGCAATCAGAACAATCAAAAACCGCCATTCGCACCGCAAGAGAAAGAGTTGCAAATTTATTTAACTGCAAGCCAGAAGACATTCTGTTTAATAGCGGTGCTACAGAAGGAAATAATTTTATCTTAAAAGGTATTGCTGATGCTTATAAACACAAGGGACAGCATATTATCACGTCTGTTGCTGAACATAAAGCAATTCTCTCAACGTGTAAATATCTTGAAACTCAAGGTTATGATATTACATATTTGCCAGTTAACAAGCAAGGTGTCGTTGAGCTAGAATCACTTGAAAAGGCATTTCGAAATGATACAATCCTAGTTAGCATCATGTGGGCAAACAATGAGATCGGTTCTATTAATGACATAAACACTATCTCAAAAAAATGTAAAGAGCAAGGTATTCTCTTTCATACTGATGCAACACAAATTGTTGGAAAGTTACCCATTGATCTTAAGCAAATCGAAGTAGATTTCTTAACTTGTTCCGCCCATAAACTTTATGGACCTAAAGGGATTGGCGCAACTTTTATACGTTCCAGTAAATACGGTCGCAAACCTAAAATTACTCCTCTGATTCATGGTGGTGCTCAAGAAAATGGTCTAAGAGCCGGAACCGAATCACTTCACAATATTGTTGGATTCGGCAAAGCATGCGAAATTTCACAAAGTGAAATGAATAATTATATAAAGCATATTGAAGCTATCGAAAATGATATTATAGAGCAACTTAAAACTTTGCCGACTATTCAATTCAATAGCCCTAAAGACAATAAAATACCAGGGATTATCAACTTTTCCATCCCTGGCATTAATAACGAATTTGCTATTAAAATGTTATCCGAGCACTATTCTATCTCTTCTGGGTCAGCCTGTGCAATTGGTGAACCTAGCCATGTTCTAAAAGAACTTGGAAACGAAGAGTCTGATTACTTTAGGATTAGTTTGGGGAAATTCACAAAAAATATAGATATAACAGAAATGGTAAATACACTTAAGCAATTTACTTAG
- a CDS encoding DGQHR domain-containing protein, which yields MNRIELNNEISLEQSEVTMHFISMTSEELIDNSIVEYFDGNESNIYKGYQRQLVRSHYMKIVNFLVNDDKPLLPTAILAAIDNDDVKINNSSIFLNSKLRIVDGQHRIKALHIIKENYHDIYKNKCRSMKFPVILLRLDKNNADHRLLEIRSFVDINQKGKKVNTDLAKSLIKPILKKRVRDNQASSSEVVELYANEVCTSLNQNKYSSWYNAIRLGDGLNTRKPVGINMFIESLKPIILAVLKKEWFDDYGSDIDVEKLCDMLIEYWNIIGDKWSDAFYWEESINSFRVDTNYSIQKGIGVHPLHQILAETIENTDVYENVLLKAKDVIDNSSVTSESWIRGGEFSIYNSKSGFQEIIRKIKARNLE from the coding sequence ATGAATAGAATAGAATTAAATAACGAAATTTCTTTAGAACAGTCTGAAGTCACAATGCATTTTATAAGCATGACAAGTGAGGAATTAATTGATAATTCTATAGTTGAATATTTTGACGGAAATGAGTCAAATATCTACAAAGGTTATCAAAGACAATTAGTCAGAAGTCATTATATGAAAATTGTAAATTTCTTAGTTAATGATGATAAGCCGCTATTACCAACGGCCATACTTGCTGCAATTGATAATGATGATGTTAAAATAAATAACAGCAGTATATTTTTAAATTCGAAATTGAGAATTGTAGATGGACAACATAGGATTAAAGCGCTTCATATAATAAAGGAAAATTACCACGATATATATAAGAACAAGTGTAGAAGCATGAAGTTCCCAGTGATTTTATTAAGATTAGATAAAAATAATGCAGATCATAGGTTACTTGAAATTAGATCATTTGTGGATATAAATCAAAAGGGGAAAAAAGTTAATACAGACTTGGCAAAGTCACTCATAAAACCTATTTTAAAGAAACGAGTTCGTGATAACCAAGCAAGTTCCTCTGAGGTTGTGGAATTATATGCAAACGAAGTATGCACGTCTTTGAACCAAAATAAGTATTCAAGTTGGTATAATGCTATACGATTAGGTGATGGATTGAATACTAGGAAACCGGTAGGGATTAATATGTTTATTGAGTCTTTGAAACCAATAATATTAGCGGTGCTAAAGAAAGAATGGTTTGATGATTATGGATCAGATATTGATGTTGAGAAATTGTGTGATATGTTAATTGAATATTGGAATATAATAGGTGATAAGTGGTCAGATGCATTTTATTGGGAAGAAAGTATTAATTCCTTCAGGGTAGATACAAATTATAGTATACAGAAAGGGATTGGAGTTCATCCCCTACATCAGATTTTAGCCGAAACTATTGAAAATACAGATGTTTATGAGAATGTTCTATTAAAAGCGAAAGACGTGATTGATAATTCTAGTGTAACAAGTGAAAGTTGGATTAGAGGCGGAGAATTTTCAATATATAATTCAAAATCAGGTTTTCAGGAAATTATTAGAAAGATAAAGGCGCGCAATTTAGAATAA